Genomic DNA from Coffea arabica cultivar ET-39 chromosome 7e, Coffea Arabica ET-39 HiFi, whole genome shotgun sequence:
AAGTAGCTTAGAAAAAGAATTTGTCTTCTGCACACAAATGCACAATTCTTGGATGGATCAAATACAGAGGAAGTTGAGATCAAACAATTGCTCTAGCAAATTTCCACAAACTGAGACGATAATTTAGCTGTAATCATAACATGAacagaaaggaaggaaaaagggtAGTGAAAAGCAAGGTCAGTTGGACATTCATTACCAGGGGTCAAATGAGCAGAAAAATCTTAAAGCGCAAtatggtgcaaatcaataacattCAACAACTAGCAGAAAGTTGGGTAAGGCACAAACCAAGTTTTTATGTCTTAACTTTAATTTCTAAATTTCTTATAGATGTCATTTCAGCAATTTGAAGACTTCCAACTTCGTTGAATAAGATTAAAGAATACTAAACCTGCAGTcgaagaaaaatagcaatttggcATGTAAATGATGGGTTATTTCACTAAATATTTTGCAGAAATCTTCTGGGAAAAGAACAAATGGTGGCAATTAAACTCAATATTACACCTTCAATAGCACTAggaacaaaacagaaaaatgaaaagcaaaTATTTTTACTGATTTagaacacaaaatacaagcagAATTTCCAGAAACATTGATAGCAGCTCCTAAAATTGAAACAGCACTGATCCCAAGTTGGATTTTTAAGTTTCTTTCCAGTAGTAATAAACTATGGTCATAGGCTAGGCATTCTGAGGCGGATAACAAGAGAAAAAACTGGTATATAGACATTATTCAACTTTCAAATCCATTAAactccaaagaaagaaaagaaagaaaaggagggGTGCAAAACCTGTTCAACTGCTCTATCAGAAGGGCACAATGCTACATGTTCTTCACCCATATTTTCCCAGAGAACTCATGTAAAGTTGAAGAATGTTTAATATAGAAAGAAGCAATAAGAATACGGGAAGGAGGGAGTGAGAGGGACAAGAGGAACAGAGAACAAAGGATTTGGTTTCCTTTCAGGGGAACCTTAAAACACAAGAGAATGTGTGAAAGCTTGTAGTCAGAAGAAGAGCATTTCAGTGCAGttaaagagagcaagagaagcGAGAGAAGAGCTACTTTTCTTGGTTTCAAACTTTCAACTTTCAAGTGGCACTATCACTATGGCAGTAGAACTGGATGACTCAACTAGTAGTAGCACTCCTGGAaattcttggtttggaagttaaaaagggtaaaaaaaaagaagagaaagacgGAAATGAAGCGAAAAAGTGTGATGGGATCCCTCCATTTCACTTCACTTCACTACTTCTCGACTTTCaatctttcttttgctttttttttcttgggtaGTGTAGAGAATGATAGTAGCAGTAGTAGTGATCCTATTCTTCTTCTTGCATCATGACAACTCCCATACTTTGGGTGTTGTGCAGAAGAAAGAGGATGGAGCCGagtcttttgtttgttttattatgGAAGTTACTCAACTAAACCGCACGTGTTCAGCATTAGAACATGCTTATAGAGTACATATTATTTTAGGCTATCCAATCTAATCAGTAATCACCCAAGATTATGACCTTTCACTGTTATTTCTCCCTAATTGAAAGGTTGTTTGAAACTGTTCCCCAAGGATCTTTTAAGATACAAGATTTCAAGATTTTGTACATCTTGCCCTTCATCTCCCTTGAAATAAGGATAGTCATTGGCCACATTTATTGCAGTAATTTTCAGTACTTTCTCGAAGTAAGTTGCGAGCTAAAACACTACAACTCTTTTTAGCCTCCCACGCACTCTTCAACTTAGTTGCTTGTATTCTTTAGTGGCACTGTTCAGCGAGTAAATTGAAGTGCTAGGAACTAATTTAGAAGCGCGAAAATcacttttattcatttttttcttcaaaatattaTGCATCTTAaactttttttctcaaattagaTTAGACTTCATAAGGCACTAACATTGAATTGATGTACATTTTGTGCAAATCATGCCCTGCAATGTGAAAAAGTGAGAATAACTAAGAAGATCATTGAAACTGCCAACATTGTTGACATCTTGTTCTTGAATATCTAGCAATATCCAGGCTTTTTTGCTTGCTTCCTTTCTTTAGTGTCAATTTGTTGTCAGTCTGAATCATGACCGAAAACCCCTCATTATCTTTCGCTTTGTTTGTATGCACCAGTACCAGTAGAAATCAAATGCTTCCAAAGTTAAGTTCGCAAAAAGTCAGCCAAAAACGTAGTAGGACCCTTCATTCTGGCAAAGGTGAAAACGTAGTAGGACCATGCAATTCAACCCAACTTTCTCATCGGTCGCTTGACTTAAAGTTCAAACCTATTGATTACAATCTTCTAATCACTAGGATAATCACCTCATGCAAGCAATTAATAGATTCTCATTTTGACCCATCTGAGCCTTTTATGTCGCCTTTCTTCTAATAGTTCCTATAGTTGAGAAGGTTTCACTTTTCAGACATTGGTTTTCAGTTTTCCTCGAGAACACAAATTAGGCAACAAAAcaaaaccgaaaaaaaaaaaaaggaaaaagatgtgCTTGCTGTACAGTGAAAGGTGAAATGGCCTTAATATGATATATTTTCATGGCTAACATAAAGGAAATACACAGGACAAATGTATTATATgtttattacattaataatggAAAGATGAAGATTAAAATTCCAGAATGCGAGTATCCATGTACTCCCTCCTCTACTTCGAGCCTTGGACCGTTCATTAATTTAACCATTTGTTGGTTGGGGGTTTTccacaaggacaaaaatcaactGCTAATTTTGATGCTTTTATGGCATGATCAGTCTTTGGTTTAAGCATCAAGTTTGGTGGTTGTGGCCAGCTTTGTCCTTCTCACATGGCCACCGTTAGCCATCTTCCAAATTTACCAGCCACTGATTGAACTCAACATTCTTGATTGTACAAGAGGGCGCCATGCATAGTACTACTAGTAGCTGTAGGAGGAGTACATTTTATTCACTTGCAAGTCCATAGAGTGCCCTTATATATATAGCCAGCCAGCCAGCCATATAGGGTACAAAACATGCATAAAACTTGAGGGAACCGATTAAAAAGCTGATGCAAAAAGTTGTGGGCTATTTGTATGGATGGCTAGGATGCATGTAAAGACAATATTATTGATGAATGCCATCATAACTTAGGTCTAGGCTTCAAATTTATTGCCGGTGTAGTTGTTTTCATTTTGCATGTGCAAGCTAGCTTTGACAATGCAATGGATTATTGGTAGTAGTACAGTTCTTTGTACGAATGATATAGAGGGGAAAATGATACCGCATCATTAAGTTTTTTAGTACAGGGATCATTTTCTATGACAGAGAATTCTCAAACCCCAGAAGcaatttgttttctttgtttaattAGAACGTACTGCTGTGTTTAAGTAATGGAAACTGATAGTTATACGAGTACTAAATAGGGAATATTCGATCCAAACTCTGGTTTGTGCATTCAGACCAGTTACTTCTACCTCGTTTGTATGTTGGAATAGTAGGAAGAGAGATCAAGAAATCATTAATAGGAAATTTGTCTAAGAACTTATTAAATGTTACTAATACCTACAGCTCttaataaaaaagatttacATATCGAGGACCCAATTAACACCGGTACTATTTAAATGCATACAACTAAATTTGTTTGCATCAATTAGATACTTTCTCaatttaatgttattttttaaaaaactaacATATGGACTCCTTCAAGTTAGTGTTAACCCATCATACGTTCGACCAATCCTTGATAGAGTCGGTTTCAActctaattattattatttttaaactcTAAAATGACCTTGTTTAGTTTATTATTAGATCTTAGTCATGTTTACCTTGTTTTTCACACAAATGGTATCCTagaatgatttttcaaaaaaaaaaaaaaaaaaaaaagctactaTCAAACACTTGATATTGGCAGCGAATGATTGGTGAATAATCAATTGCACAAGTTTGAAGACTTTGAAGGCGTTACATCATctacaatttggatttttccAGTTAAATTTCCCAATACATGAACTGTAGCCAATATTCAATTTGGGGCAGTAAAATTGAGAAGGAAGATAGTGGGATCTTGTGCATCTATATCACTTCAGAACATCGACCACCTGCTACATTGATCGGTGAATATTCAAGAAGAAGTATACAACCAACAAGAAGGTCCTATGCAGTTGTGCATTGTCTCCTGAGATGGACATGAATAAATAGCATGCAAACTGAGATGAAGTTTGTAGGTAGACATATCAGTAATTGCTGGGTCTAATGCCCACCCCATGTCCAGTTTTCTGGACCTATTGATGGCTCGGTTACAAATACTTCTTTTGTACTAAATGCGAAGTGTACATAAATGAACAAAACATGCTGGTTTTCATGTCAAGCCACAGGGCAAAAGAAAGGATGCAAAAATAATCCTCAACACTTTGCCTTTTAGTGGTAAAGAAATAGCAGCATTGCAATATTAATGCAGAATGCATCACCCTCCTCAATGGCATTCATAGGGCCATTGGgatgataaaaaaatttatatgcgTTTGTGTTTTTCATTGTTTTGGAAAGAATATTGGCTTAATTATAGTTTATCCTTCTATAGCTTAGCAGTATTCACCCAACCCTACTGCAATTACAAAATTTATCCATGACCCTTTTATAGTTTAAACTAGAGTGTCAAAATGACGGAACTTATCCTCCATAAAAAAAGCTGACTAAAATGTTAAAGGTGCCCCAATGTCAAGATGGAAATTATTTGTTAACCAATGACTAAATAGATATTTGAAAACTATAAAAGGGTTATATAGAAAAATACTATGACATGGGTGCTAAAGTCTTATCCATAGTCCATAATATGTAAATTTATATGagtacactgtcagtgtataatttttttatacacTAACAGGTTTAAATCATGCCACATAACATGaatccaaatttaaaatttaaattatgcaTATGTGGCATAAATTCATAACTATTAgtataaaaaaaatcactacacTGTTAGTGTATAAAAAGTTAATCCCATTTATATATCTTCGCTAATttagttattttaatttttaaataaagatAATCTTGACGTTTCAACTAGGTTTATTATATGGAGGACTGTCACTTTAATACTTAAAACCAAATCTAAATCatgaaaaattatatataactttGAGAGAATCATATGAAAAATGCTGAACCATACAGCTTACCCTAAAGTTTTATAGCATgcaaaataaatttgaattatctAAACAGAAAGAGCCAGGCGGAATTATCTTATCTTAATCTATTTAACGGTTGAGCTACACATTTCCAGCTGGAATCAATGCAGATTGAGAACAGTacaaatagaaaaaattaaattgatgaGTGGCAAGTGAAGTTCTTGAGTTGAACTTATCTTAGTTCTATCAATCAATTGATAATTACTGGAGTACTTGACTGTAATTCTTCAATTCTGTCGCCAATATGTGATCTCAAACATCGACTATATCCTCTGAAACTTCATGTAATTAATCCCACCTATCAAAGTCGCTCGGAAttaatctgatgatgatgtcaaTGAAccactgaatttgtatgaatgGAGTATCCATTAACCTGTCAAATTAATGTCACATTTCGTCATTAGCTGTCTAGATTTTCTGTTTGTAAAAGcacatctatttttttttaaaaaaaaaaaaagttcatcatggaatatatatatatttatccaTACGAGTCCTTTCAAGCTTCAACTCATACAAAGACGTGGCTGAATTTGATAGCAGATTCTAGCTAGTAATTGCTAAGTCTATAACATACATGCATGAATATTCAGCTGGACAAGAAAAATTATTTGGGAGCATGTGCAAGGACCTGTGGTTAGAGAACAGAGATCAAAGATTATTACCTCACAACCACCTAACATCTTAGCAATGTAGGGCAGTTCACATGAGGGTTGTCCCAAACCCATGTCATCTTTTTTCATGGCCATCAGAAAATGAAGTCCATTCCTGCTTAATTAATTGAAGTGTGTTGTCTATCAGCTAGACTTTACGTCCACATGAtttgattttggaaaatgtCCAAAACATAGGTTCCCCTTATTGACAAAGGGAAGGGGACAAGCTAGAAAGTTAGACTCAGGAGTCATTCCATCCCTATGGCCCTGCGTTTATCTCATCCAAGAACATATGTTAAAAGCTTTGTCAAATCTTAGGATAGGGGCCTTGATTTTCTTTGTTCATGGACTTTTCGCCCTCTTGATAAGTATGAAATTTCTTGCCTAGTTTTTTTCTTACCATCAATAATATTTCTCCTCATGTTTGAGATTACCTCACCTAATTTAAGAAGTTTTCATATTATATACGTACAAGTTGGGCATCGACGACGGATTGCAATATCGGAAATGCATAGGATCGATATTTCACGAAGGAAACAATAATACCttgaaatttcacaaaaatcataGTAGTAATATCTGTTAAAGAAATAGGATGGAAAGAACTAAGATGCCGGCGAAATCCCAACACCTTGTCAATAATAATCAGCCCAGAATCGAGCCCGGCTCGTTCATAAGCAGAACAAGGCATCAATGGAGGGGAAAGCCAAGTCTCAGCAATGTACTGCACAACTGGGTTTGATTTTGAAGTAATACTATTTTGCCTCCAAATATCTCTTCTTCTTCGTATTCATAGGCAACACCTTTCTCAGCCAATACAAATTTGACCTATTGCAGTAGGGACTCGTCCAGAAACCAAGAAAATCGACATGAGCTTTAATTTAGGATTTCCAGTGCCATGAGTTTCTGTTTATATAAAAGGGTTATCTGCAGTAAGTGTGAAATTCTATGCAGATAGACTAGTGTTGCTAAGCACGAACAAGCGAGCCTCGCTAGGTTCGTCCATGCAGGATTATTTTTTATATGGGGTAACTTGGATAGTTGGCACCACGCAAATAGAATTTACAAAGATGGTGCTTATGGCTTATGCACAGCCAGCCGTCTCACAgcccaaaacaaaaataaaaaggtacTGTCGTTTTATACATGATGGATAATCACTACAAGAAATAACTtctagaaccaaaaaaaaaaaaaaaaagtcgtctgttaaatacaaaaccagTATATGCAGGATATATACAGAACGGTGGGAAAGAGGCAAGAATGGTTTTCAGTACATCTACTAGTGAATTGTGTGACATCAATTCAGCATAATATAATTCATGACAAACTACTTATATAACAAAGATGTCATATTTGATTATTATTCATGTACTAATATACTTTTTAATAAGAATCCAAAGTTGTATACATAAATCTattagatttttctttttttttttgggtgatcaGAAGGGAGGAGCATCGGGGCATCACAAGTTCCGTCTTACCCTATTCAAGATAAAAtggtcattttctttttctttttttacaccATACTATAAATCATCTACACTTTACTTGTAATTTATTTACACTCTATtccaacttatatacatacacTCGAGGACAAATTTATTTGATATGAAAATTGTGAGCCCCAATCCACAGGTGCGGATGGATTGGGGTGGACTTTTGCAGACATTACACGGTTGATGAACAGACACTAATTGCCATTACGAAATAACAAAAAGCTTTATCTCATAAAAATGACAGAGacatttcaattttcaagaCCATTTAAACGCCTTGGTTTACATGCAAACTTGCAAATCAACACACATATACATTTGAAATAGCTTACAATGCTGCAGAATTAGGCTGAACATTGAACACTAATTAATGAAGTTATATTTTATGTAATTATATATTAGATGAAGTTGTaccctttctctctttttctctctctctctcttttgcgTAACCTGTTTGAGGATAGACTTCAAACCTTAAAAAGATACAAGAATTTCCACTTTTTAtatgaattgaaatttgaaagtgtGTGCCACCaatgtaaagaaagtgcatcaTCAGAAACCCGATTTCTTtggaaataaaaagatgatgAAATAGCTAATCACCGAGTTTACAAAGTACAGCTGCCTGAAGTCGAATTGGAAGGGCCCAAGGCCTAATTGGACTCATTCTCCCGTACTTTCTGCCCACAAACAACCAAATACATGAAAGAAAAGGATATGGAGAACGACTATTTTCCATtcctttattctttttcttttattagcgATCGATCCAAAgcacaaaaagataaaaaaaggagaaagtGATCGATCCCAACAATGCCATGCAATTTCTCTATTCAATGCCATGCATCTTCCTCATCATACTGACGAATTCAAAAACCTGTTGAGGATCAGGAAGGGTTTTGGCAACGCTTTCTCTTCCCAAACACCTCTTCGTCCATGCTGCAAATTTGGGACATTCTTCTTCAACCttaaaattcccaaatttctcATAAGCAAAGAACCAATTGGTCAGGGGGATTGCTATAATGTCAACAAATCCAAAGCTATCACCACCGAAATAGTCTTTGTCCCCTAAACCTCCCTCCAAGTACTTCAGAATTTGAATGAGTTCTTTCTTTGCAGCCGCCTGATCTTCACCTTTTGTCTTCCAAATGTTGCCACCAGCATCAAAGAGCTGCACCACAAAATTTGTTAGCAacaattgatatatatatactatAACACGATTTCAATTGCAATATAAGCcaaaattggttttttttttttaaatatttagaaataaaaccaaatatTAAAAAGACTCAGTTGTAATACTAGAACATTTGTATCAATGAATGTGCTGTCGACTGCCCCACCTGGGTAGCTCGGTTGGTCACGGCCCCTCCTCAGGGTACGTTGTCCATCCCCCACCAGGGTTCGAGTTCCAGGATTAACGTGTTCAACGGGAAGGGGCCTCTCTTCTTGAACCACAGGGGGATTAGTCGGGTCCGGCTTACCCGAAGCCTGGATACCCCCCGTGAAAAGTTGGCTTAGAATATGGGAAATGCAACATATATAATCCATCTTAAGTTGTAAATCGTCAATTAACCATTGAGTTTCTAAGTTAATAAACCTCATTGTTTACGCTAATGAATCTTTAGTTAAGAATTAGCAACCGGATATTCTAAATGAGTTGATTTTATTTCTTCTTAAGCCAAAAGTACTTAATTTGGACTGCATTGCTGCTTGTTTAACGAAATTTTACTTCAAATTACCCTTTCAGTGTTTTAAACTGCAACATAATTGATAATACCAGAGAAAACGAAAACTTGAAACTTCATATCAATCATAGTAGTTTATATATAGCAAAAAGAGGGAAAGAAGATTGCTGCCAAATCCCACCTTCTTGTCAATAAAGTCAGCCCAGAATCGAGCCCTGGCTCGGTCATAAGCAGAAGAAGGCAACAGTGGAGGGGAAGGCCAAGTCTCGTCAATGTACTGCACAATATTGGTGGACTCACACATTGGTTTCCCATCGTGCAATAGCACAGGAACTTTCTGATAAATTGGGTTTGATTTTAGGAACAATTCGCTTTTGCCTCCAAATATGTCTTCTCCTCTCTGTTGATAAGCAACACCTTTCTCAGCCAATGCAATCTTCACCCTACTGCAAAAGGGACTCACCCAGAAATCAAGAAGAAGAACGTCTTCCTTTGCCATCTTTTTTTCTCCTCAAAAACTTGCTCTGCTTTGATTTCTAGCTGTAATGATGATTTCCACTGCCATGAATCTCTCTTTatatagaaaaattatctaatatAGATGTTGAATTCTATGCAAATATTGTTGCTAAGCACATCCAAAAGAGCCTTGTTCGGCTCGTCCATCCAGGGTTAATTTGTCTTGGGGTGCTTTAATATATACAACTTAGAAAGATGGTTTTATGTGCTGCCGGCAAACTCatgaaagaaaataattaagCAATAAATTTACTTTGTGATCCTCTTGCTGAATGAACTGGTGATTTACGTCATGAGATTATGGTTATTaggttgaaattttttggatttCTGTTCATGGTGCAACCTTCATTTTCCgggttttcccttttttatttGGCGGGGAGGGGAGCCGTTTGGGGTACAATATACAGAAGATGATCATCCCAAAAGAGAACAAACACTGGCTGCCATTACGAGCTTCATCCCGTTGAGATGACAACAGATATTACAAGGCCATTTGCTTTCTGTCAATAATTTCTTTCTCAGTTAGAACCCCACAACACTGCCCTCAATTTCTCAGCCATTTTCTCCCCATCTTGGACGTAACTCTTCTCTACCTTGAAACATAGAAAGTATCCCATCATAGCTTTGCAATGTGGAAAAAGCCATAcaacattggaaaattttatgagAGCAAACCAATGAGAACATTCGCAGTTTCTATGTGGTTCTGCTTTGCTTGGTCATAGATATCTCAGATGAAAAGTGTAGCCAAGTAGGAGCTTTCAGCATCTAGCCGTGTGCAGTAGAAGTTAACCGCAAGGTTAGCAAGACAGCTGCTGTTTAGGTCCTAAATGAGAGCAGTTCATGTGACGCATGTCCCCAAGAAGATAGGGACAGCAGCTGTTAACATCAAATTATACCGCAAAAGATATACTGACAATTAGAAGAGGCAATCAACTTAGGGGAAGAGCTTAAACCATCAAAGCACTGCTGAAATTTCACAAGCGATAATGCAACTGATGAAGTTGTATATGACCAATAATCGGCAAAGAACCAATCCATTCACATTTTTAACTGTTCTGTACACTGTACAGCCAAAAAAAAGAATTACGCTTCCAAAAATGTGAGAGAAAAAATACAACGGGGAGACTTGGGTAGGGTATGAAGAGAGACATGCCATATCATACGGTAATTGGTTCTTGAACTCTGACATATACACTAATATGAAGGAAGTGCTCAGGATTCATCAAGTTGTTTACCACCCATGCAAAGGGAATCTCCAACTTTGGTTCAATTCCTTGAATGCGAATGAGCTTTACATCAGCCGTCTCTGATAGAGAGCAGGAATCCTGACATTCACGCACTGATTCTCCTGTATCTTCTGGACTTCTTGCACTGCCTGTGTCGCTTGCCTCTTCTAATGCTGATCCCTCTCCATCCTCCACTTGAGGCAAAGACATGCTATCATTAGGCAAAGATTTGTCAGGAAAAAGCTCTGGAAGAAGGGCTTTGACAGCATCGCCCAATGTGAAGCATTTCCCTGCAGTCACAGATGTGCATAGCAAGTGCTTATTTGCCATGACCAAAGTTGTTATCATAATAATGAACAAGAAGGAACAATTTTGAATAGACAACATGTCCTCCTAGTTTAACGGGTAATTAATTACTAATATATTATAGTGTGCGCTAAGTTTCTCATTGTTACATATGACTCAAAATGGAAGGGATGTTGAATACAGGGATGTTTGAACATGATGTGGCTAGGCATAATTTTGTTAGTGTGGTCCTTATAGACTATAGTGAACATATTCTGGAGCGCTGCAACTAAGACTGTCCACCTCCGCCACCTAAAAAAATATAGGCGACCACTATCCTTGTATTAGCAATAGCCATCAATGGTGTTTTGAGCAATATAATATGGCTACTCCATAGCATTGCCAGAACAGCATACCGGCTTATTAACCAATTCTTTTAAGTTATTTGCCTGAAGGATGTTGAGCAAGTAGCAACAGCCAAAACTAAGCTGTTAACAGGGAAAATCAGGCATGGAAAACTAGTTTATGCTTAATCTTAAGACTTAATACCACATCACAATTTTCAGGAATCAAAATCACAAGATGAAAGACATCAAAAGCAAAAGTTTCTTATGGAAAACTTGCACGCATGTTCAGCCCCAAAATCAAGACAAAGGAATCATGACAGATTGAACAAACTAACCTCCAATTACCCAAGTTATAACCTTCTAGAGTTCTCTCTAAAACCATACCATCCATGGGCAGTGTTAGAAGGTTTAAAGGTATCCATGGGTAATGATTCGCAAGATGAAGTTAAGAGCTCACTTGCCAGCTTTGAGTAGACCTAGGAATGAATATCTTTGATGTTAAAGCAAGAATTCTTATTACCATTGTCATGAATCTCAACCGGGCGGTTTATATAAGACACTTTATCCCAATTATCAACCAGAGGCGCGTCTTCCacatcatcaaaatcttcatTGACACGTCGAACATACAACCTAACAGGAATTCTACCTGCCAGAGCACAGAATTGAAGGTGAAGGATGCAAATGACCAAAAAATGTGTAAAAACAGATATGAGTTACTTTCTATCCTCCTCCCTGCAAATCAAGTAAAGGACCATATCTCAAACCAGAATGAAGCATGTTTTTGTTCCTCTATTTTATCAGTTGCAATATGGACCCCATACCAGCCTGATTTCAGATAAATGGCATCACAGGAGAAGCTAGCACTTAGACATAGCAAACATCAACTAACCAAACCTAATGGTGAAACctgaaattgaaaaattagcATATGTCCATCTAGATTACCAGCAAGTTCTGAAGAAAAGCATAGTATGGTGATCTATAAATACAAGCTAAAGCATGTGAAATGAAATATCTGAAAAACTAAGGGAGGCAGGGAAATGCCATGCACTATTTTGATTACATACATGTCATGTATACCCAACCTGAACATGCTCAAATCTTCTCACCTGCTTTAATTGTTGCACTAGCTTCTGCATCAGCAGCACTTTGCCGATATTTTAAAGAGGATGTGTTCAACTTTATTGAAAAGTCATCTCCACCTAAGCCAAGTTTCAGCTTTGATGAAACCCGGATATAGGCTTCCAAGTTACCTGACCATGATTTATTGATGGAATCAGATTGCTTTCAGAAGAAAATGTAATTTAACAAATTAACAAGTTCAGAAGTAGAGTAGTTCCCACTTCATCAAGTAGCTAGTGATTTTTCATTATCCTACGA
This window encodes:
- the LOC113700443 gene encoding autophagy protein 5 isoform X1, whose protein sequence is MGSKTATEAQKYVWEGAIPLQIHLHESEVTTLPPPSPALILAPRIGYLPLLVPQIKPFFSSTLPPGSDTVWFEYQGLPLKWYIPTGVLYDLLCAEPERPWNLTVHFRGYPGNILTPCEGEDSVKWSFINSLKEAAYIVNGNCKNVMNMSQSDQSELWRSVLNGNLEAYIRVSSKLKLGLGGDDFSIKLNTSSLKYRQSAADAEASATIKAGRIPVRLYVRRVNEDFDDVEDAPLVDNWDKVSYINRPVEIHDNGKCFTLGDAVKALLPELFPDKSLPNDSMSLPQVEDGEGSALEEASDTGSARSPEDTGESVRECQDSCSLSETADVKLIRIQGIEPKLEIPFAWVVNNLMNPEHFLHISVYVRVQEPITV
- the LOC113700443 gene encoding autophagy protein 5 isoform X2: MGSKTATEAQKYVWEGAIPLQIHLHESEVTTLPPPSPALILAPRIGYLPLLVPQIKPFFSSTLPPGSDTVWFEYQGLPLKWYIPTGVLYDLLCAEPERPWNLTVHFRGYPGNILTPCEGEDSVKWSFINSLKEAAYIVNGNCKNVMNMSQSDQSELWRSVLNGNLEAYIRVSSKLKLGLGGDDFSIKLNTSSLKYRQSAADAEASATIKAGKCFTLGDAVKALLPELFPDKSLPNDSMSLPQVEDGEGSALEEASDTGSARSPEDTGESVRECQDSCSLSETADVKLIRIQGIEPKLEIPFAWVVNNLMNPEHFLHISVYVRVQEPITV
- the LOC113701204 gene encoding probable glutathione S-transferase parC: MAKEDVLLLDFWVSPFCSRVKIALAEKGVAYQQRGEDIFGGKSELFLKSNPIYQKVPVLLHDGKPMCESTNIVQYIDETWPSPPLLPSSAYDRARARFWADFIDKKLFDAGGNIWKTKGEDQAAAKKELIQILKYLEGGLGDKDYFGGDSFGFVDIIAIPLTNWFFAYEKFGNFKVEEECPKFAAWTKRCLGRESVAKTLPDPQQVFEFVSMMRKMHGIE